In the genome of Mus pahari unplaced genomic scaffold, PAHARI_EIJ_v1.1 scaffold_9075_1, whole genome shotgun sequence, one region contains:
- the LOC110315343 gene encoding vomeronasal type-1 receptor 4-like isoform X1, protein MLSQNKTLKTMEELALQILLLCQVVVGILGNILLFVHNFSPILTNTRLRPKQVILTNLAVVNAFMLLLLTYSYDIIDFVPKKPPTDLKCKLAYFFNMVVRGTNMCSTCVLSTYQFVTLVPGNWDRVMFREITPKVVSYSCYSCWLFSVLNNAYIPMNISGPQKSHNNSDSKGNWICSISGVSVDMNFLRFSHDIIFIGIMAWTSASMVIHLNKHHQRMHYLHNPNQNNRVHAENRAAHTILMLVVTFVSLYILNCICIVFHISFIESRLWLRDVIEFLTLCFPTISPLLLIFRDPRGPCSLLFK, encoded by the exons ATGTTGTCTCAGaataaaaccctgaaaaccaTGGAAGAGTTGGCTCTTCAGATCCTTTTGCTTTGCCAGGTTGTGGTTGGGATTCTGGGCAACATCCTTCTCTTTGTCCATAATTTCTCTCCAATCTTAACTAACACCCGACTGAGACCCAAACAGGTCATTCTAACCAACTTGGCTGTGGTCAATGCATTCATGCTCCTTCTCTTGACATATTCATATGACATAATTGATTTTGTTCCAAAGAAGCCTCCAACTGACCTCAAATGTAAACTTGCATACTTCTTTAACATGGTGGTTCGAGGCACAAACATGTGCTCCACCTGTGTCCTCAGCACCTACCAGTTTGTCACTCTTGTCCCTGGTAACTGGGATAGGGTCATGTTCAGAGAAATAACCCCCAAGGTTGTGAGCTATTCTTGTTACAGTTGCTGGTTGTTCAGTGTCTTAAATAATGCTTACATCCCAATGAATATCAGTGGTCCACAGAAATCACACAACAACTCTGATTCTAAAGGCAATTGGATATGCTCCATCTCTGGGGTCAGTGTAGATATGAATTTCTTGCGGTTTTCCCATGACATCATATTCATTGGCATCATGGCCTGGACCAGTGCCTCCATGGTGATTCACCTAAACAAACACCACCAGAGAATGCATTACCTACATAATCCTAATCAGAACAACAGAGTCCATGCTGAGAACAGAGCAGCCCATACCATCCTAATGCTGGTGGTCACATTTGTGAGCTTATATATTCTAAATTGTATTTGTATTGtatttcatatttcctttatAGAATCTCGTCTTTGGTTGAGGGATGTTATAGAATTTCTCACTCTATGCTTCCCCACCATTTCTCCCTTATTGTTGATTTTTAGGGATCCTAGGGGTCCTTG TTCATTACTCTTTAAATAA
- the LOC110315343 gene encoding vomeronasal type-1 receptor 4-like isoform X2: MLSQNKTLKTMEELALQILLLCQVVVGILGNILLFVHNFSPILTNTRLRPKQVILTNLAVVNAFMLLLLTYSYDIIDFVPKKPPTDLKCKLAYFFNMVVRGTNMCSTCVLSTYQFVTLVPGNWDRVMFREITPKVVSYSCYSCWLFSVLNNAYIPMNISGPQKSHNNSDSKGNWICSISGVSVDMNFLRFSHDIIFIGIMAWTSASMVIHLNKHHQRMHYLHNPNQNNRVHAENRAAHTILMLVVTFVSLYILNCICIVFHISFIESRLWLRDVIEFLTLCFPTISPLLLIFRDPRGPWSLLIIVGLEIHVTGEDITEEQ; the protein is encoded by the coding sequence ATGTTGTCTCAGaataaaaccctgaaaaccaTGGAAGAGTTGGCTCTTCAGATCCTTTTGCTTTGCCAGGTTGTGGTTGGGATTCTGGGCAACATCCTTCTCTTTGTCCATAATTTCTCTCCAATCTTAACTAACACCCGACTGAGACCCAAACAGGTCATTCTAACCAACTTGGCTGTGGTCAATGCATTCATGCTCCTTCTCTTGACATATTCATATGACATAATTGATTTTGTTCCAAAGAAGCCTCCAACTGACCTCAAATGTAAACTTGCATACTTCTTTAACATGGTGGTTCGAGGCACAAACATGTGCTCCACCTGTGTCCTCAGCACCTACCAGTTTGTCACTCTTGTCCCTGGTAACTGGGATAGGGTCATGTTCAGAGAAATAACCCCCAAGGTTGTGAGCTATTCTTGTTACAGTTGCTGGTTGTTCAGTGTCTTAAATAATGCTTACATCCCAATGAATATCAGTGGTCCACAGAAATCACACAACAACTCTGATTCTAAAGGCAATTGGATATGCTCCATCTCTGGGGTCAGTGTAGATATGAATTTCTTGCGGTTTTCCCATGACATCATATTCATTGGCATCATGGCCTGGACCAGTGCCTCCATGGTGATTCACCTAAACAAACACCACCAGAGAATGCATTACCTACATAATCCTAATCAGAACAACAGAGTCCATGCTGAGAACAGAGCAGCCCATACCATCCTAATGCTGGTGGTCACATTTGTGAGCTTATATATTCTAAATTGTATTTGTATTGtatttcatatttcctttatAGAATCTCGTCTTTGGTTGAGGGATGTTATAGAATTTCTCACTCTATGCTTCCCCACCATTTCTCCCTTATTGTTGATTTTTAGGGATCCTAGGGGTCCTTGGTCTCTGCTCATCATTGTGGGTCTGGAAATCCATGTGACTGGGGAAGACATTACAGAGGAACAGTGA